In Palleronia sp. LCG004, a single window of DNA contains:
- a CDS encoding ureidoglycolate lyase, with protein sequence MSAEIVARPLDPEAFHAFGDVIDTSGAPDKVINQGLCGRFHDRARLDFGDGHAGISLFDAVPRQMPYQLDLLERHPAGSQAFVPMSPDPFLVIVAEDEGDRPGRINAFVTAQGQAVNLLRGTWHGVLTPLGPSGLFAVIDRIGPGDNLEEYPLPRPVMVTLP encoded by the coding sequence ATGAGTGCGGAGATCGTCGCACGGCCGCTGGACCCCGAGGCGTTCCACGCCTTCGGGGACGTAATCGATACGTCGGGCGCGCCGGACAAGGTCATCAATCAGGGGCTTTGCGGGCGCTTCCACGATCGCGCACGGCTCGATTTCGGGGACGGGCATGCGGGGATCAGCCTGTTCGACGCGGTCCCGCGCCAAATGCCTTATCAACTCGATTTGCTCGAACGGCACCCGGCTGGCTCGCAGGCCTTCGTGCCGATGTCACCCGATCCGTTCCTCGTGATCGTGGCAGAGGACGAGGGCGACCGCCCCGGGCGGATCAATGCATTCGTCACGGCACAGGGTCAGGCCGTGAACCTGCTGCGCGGGACGTGGCACGGGGTTCTGACGCCGCTCGGGCCCTCGGGGCTCTTTGCCGTCATCGACCGGATCGGGCCCGGTGACAATCTCGAGGAATATCCCCTGCCCCGTCCCGTCATGGTGACGCTGCCCTAG
- a CDS encoding mannitol dehydrogenase family protein has protein sequence MTTPDITRQDPAYDRAALKPRILHIGFGAFSRAHTMWILDRGLDAEGGDWGVIAARLNSGQDQLDALDAEDGLFHVAAADGESAVLRQLGCVIGTRHPLRDGGDALPDLIADADLRLVTMTITEKGYCQDGGALDRSREDLRTDLAAPREPRTAIGILAEGLRRRIEAGAGPITLLSCDNIPSNGRMLHRVLTDYAREIDEGLAGWIDANCTFPSAMVDRITPAMDDEGRALIREALGHDDPNAIVTEPFLQWVIEDSFATERPPFAAGGAELVSDVTPFEEMKLRLLNGAHTFLAHAGRLLGHETVADTMSDADLRDFARALMLDEQAATLDMPEDVDVPAYADALIARFENTRLRHRLDQIAQDTSQKMPQRLLAALGENIAAGRAHDRGALAVASWIAALRDLPPVADPRGEELREAAATDDPARAVLTLRGIATDPEPLIGPVRDALARIDGGGLRAALNAKG, from the coding sequence TTGACCACGCCCGACATCACCCGACAGGATCCCGCCTATGACCGCGCGGCCCTGAAGCCGCGTATCCTGCATATCGGGTTCGGCGCCTTTTCCCGCGCCCATACGATGTGGATCCTGGACCGGGGCCTCGATGCAGAGGGCGGAGATTGGGGCGTCATCGCCGCACGGCTCAATTCCGGGCAGGACCAGCTCGATGCGCTCGACGCCGAGGACGGCCTGTTCCACGTCGCCGCGGCCGACGGGGAAAGCGCGGTACTCCGACAGCTCGGATGCGTGATCGGAACGCGCCATCCCCTTCGTGACGGAGGCGACGCGCTCCCCGACCTGATCGCCGATGCGGACCTCCGGCTCGTGACGATGACGATCACCGAAAAGGGGTATTGTCAGGACGGCGGTGCGCTCGACCGTTCGCGCGAGGATCTGCGGACCGATCTCGCCGCCCCGCGCGAGCCCAGAACCGCGATCGGCATCCTCGCCGAGGGTCTGCGCCGCCGGATAGAGGCCGGTGCCGGTCCGATCACGCTTCTGTCCTGCGACAACATCCCCAGCAACGGGCGCATGCTGCACCGCGTCCTCACCGATTACGCGCGCGAGATCGACGAGGGACTTGCCGGCTGGATCGACGCCAACTGCACCTTCCCGAGCGCGATGGTCGACCGCATCACGCCCGCGATGGACGACGAGGGCCGCGCCCTGATCCGCGAGGCACTGGGCCATGACGATCCCAATGCGATCGTGACCGAGCCGTTCCTGCAATGGGTGATCGAGGATTCCTTCGCGACAGAACGGCCGCCCTTTGCCGCCGGCGGGGCCGAGCTCGTCTCGGACGTCACGCCCTTCGAGGAGATGAAGCTGCGGCTCCTGAACGGCGCGCACACGTTCCTCGCTCATGCCGGCCGCCTTCTCGGTCACGAGACCGTCGCGGATACGATGTCGGATGCCGATCTTCGCGATTTCGCGCGCGCCCTCATGCTCGACGAGCAGGCGGCGACGCTCGACATGCCCGAGGATGTCGATGTTCCGGCCTATGCGGATGCGCTGATCGCCCGGTTCGAGAACACCCGCCTGCGCCACCGTCTCGACCAGATCGCTCAGGACACCAGCCAGAAGATGCCGCAGCGCCTTCTCGCCGCGCTTGGCGAGAACATTGCCGCCGGTCGGGCACACGATCGCGGAGCGCTTGCCGTGGCAAGCTGGATCGCCGCATTGCGCGACCTGCCCCCGGTGGCCGACCCCCGCGGAGAGGAACTGCGCGAGGCCGCCGCCACCGACGATCCGGCCCGCGCAGTGCTGACGTTGCGCGGCATCGCGACCGATCCCGAACCGTTGATCGGGCCCGTACGCGATGCGCTGGCCCGGATCGACGGCGGGGGTCTCCGTGCGGCGCTGAACGCGAAGGGCTGA
- the puuE gene encoding allantoinase PuuE, giving the protein MTDRYERDLRGYGPTPPDAKWPGGAKIAVQIVVNYEEGGENNILHGDAASEAFLSEIVGAAAWPGQRHANMESIYEYGARAGFWRLHRLLGDLPVTVYGVATALARSPAQVAAMQASKWEIASHGLRWIEYKDFNPEDEAGDMVDAIALHTEVTGERPRGWYTGRSSENTIRLATEEGGFDYIADSYADDLPYWVELGGRHQLIVPYTLDANDMRFATPQGFNSGDQFERYLTDSFNCLYAEGAAGMPKMMSIGLHCRLAGRPGRIMALKRFLDHARGHDGVWFATRAEIAAHWAETHPPQPRRRPSEMSRDEFVTAFGGIFEHSPWVAEAAHALELGPAHDDAVGLASAMARGFRRETDEARRAVLKAHPDLAGKLAAAKRLTEESTSEQASAGLDALTDAERARFTELNDAYQAKHGFPFIIAVRDHDKAGILDAFERRVGNDSAAEFREACRQVERIAELRLREKLG; this is encoded by the coding sequence ATGACAGACCGATACGAACGCGACCTGCGCGGCTACGGGCCGACGCCTCCGGACGCGAAATGGCCGGGCGGCGCGAAGATCGCCGTCCAGATCGTCGTCAATTACGAGGAAGGCGGCGAGAACAACATCCTGCACGGCGACGCCGCGTCGGAGGCATTCCTGAGCGAGATCGTGGGCGCGGCCGCCTGGCCCGGCCAGCGGCACGCCAACATGGAATCGATCTACGAATACGGCGCGCGGGCCGGGTTCTGGCGGCTGCACCGCCTCCTCGGCGATCTGCCGGTGACGGTCTACGGCGTGGCCACGGCGCTCGCCCGCTCGCCCGCGCAGGTCGCGGCGATGCAGGCGTCGAAATGGGAGATCGCGTCGCACGGTCTGAGGTGGATCGAGTACAAGGATTTCAACCCCGAGGACGAGGCGGGGGACATGGTCGATGCCATCGCGCTCCATACCGAGGTGACGGGCGAAAGACCGCGCGGCTGGTATACGGGCCGCTCGTCCGAGAACACCATCCGCCTCGCCACCGAGGAAGGTGGCTTCGACTATATAGCCGACAGCTATGCCGACGATCTGCCCTACTGGGTCGAACTCGGCGGCCGGCATCAGCTGATCGTGCCCTATACGCTGGATGCGAACGACATGCGCTTCGCCACGCCGCAGGGCTTCAATTCGGGCGACCAGTTCGAGCGGTACCTGACCGACAGCTTCAACTGCCTCTACGCCGAGGGCGCGGCCGGCATGCCAAAGATGATGTCGATCGGGCTTCATTGCCGGCTGGCCGGGCGGCCGGGACGGATCATGGCGCTGAAGCGATTCCTGGACCATGCGCGCGGACATGACGGCGTCTGGTTCGCGACCCGCGCCGAGATTGCGGCGCACTGGGCCGAAACGCATCCGCCGCAGCCCCGGCGCAGGCCAAGCGAGATGTCGAGGGACGAGTTCGTCACAGCCTTCGGCGGGATCTTCGAGCATTCGCCTTGGGTTGCCGAGGCCGCCCATGCGCTGGAGCTCGGGCCTGCGCATGACGATGCGGTCGGGCTCGCCTCCGCGATGGCGCGAGGGTTTCGCCGCGAAACCGACGAGGCGCGGCGTGCGGTGCTGAAGGCGCATCCCGACCTTGCCGGAAAGCTCGCCGCGGCCAAACGCCTGACGGAGGAGAGCACGTCGGAACAGGCGAGCGCGGGGCTCGACGCGCTGACCGATGCCGAGCGCGCACGCTTCACCGAGCTCAACGACGCCTATCAGGCAAAGCACGGCTTTCCCTTCATCATCGCCGTGCGCGATCACGACAAGGCCGGCATCCTCGACGCCTTCGAGCGTCGGGTCGGCAACGACAGCGCCGCCGAATTCCGTGAGGCCTGCCGTCAGGTCGAGCGGATCGCCGAACTTCGGCTGCGAGAGAAGCTCGGATGA
- a CDS encoding TIM-barrel domain-containing protein: MKTLKDWTLADRRTDGVDLTVSGRHLMRIRVLEDDLIRVSLLKDGAWRLGRTWTVAPGGDAPLEGRDRDSLSGFNCPEPRITDDDTLVIETATLRLTISHPLHLSWAARIDDEWRTFVEERRTGGTMFGVRDHRHAHFLLRHPDEPVHGLGEKTGDLDRRGRRFEMRNLDAMGYDSETTDPLYKHVPFTITQTAGAGAWSIFYDNLAPCWFDLGNELDNYHPAFRAYRAEDGDLDYYVSWAPRMLDLVKRQVRLTGGTAFPPRWTLGYSGSTMSYTDAPDAQAQLEGFLDRLAEHDLPCDSFQMSSGYTSIGTKRYVFNWNHDKVPDPDAMATKFRDAGVHLIANIKPCLLKDHPRYDEAADAGLFVRDSETPDAPEISSFWDDEGSHLDFTNPDAFDWWKDGVTAQLLEHGIGSTWNDNNEYEIWDREARCAGFGEPIDIDLMRPVMPMLMCRASEAAQRAHAPGERPYLISRSGAPGLQRHAQTWSGDNRTAWKTLRYNIRTGLGMSLSGFYNIGHDVGGFSGPRPGPELFLRWVQNGIFHPRFTIHSWNDDATVNEPWMYPEILPQIRAALGLRYRLLPYLYTQLWRAVTEDEPMLRPVFLDHPDDPEAWKEHDEFLLGPDLLVANVIDEGATERRVRLPRNAHGWADFQTGATHAPGAIVTLPVDLDTIPLFVRRGAVLPLSTGAMRAAPEAETAREFHLFPPDEGTGEGFAYDDDGRSEGGPHRVTRIAMTASRDGIDLTIAHEGDESQGPARARIVLPEGEMRTLRLAGRIITPGEEITL; the protein is encoded by the coding sequence ATGAAGACGCTCAAGGACTGGACCCTCGCGGATCGCCGCACCGACGGCGTCGACCTGACCGTTTCCGGACGGCACCTCATGCGCATCCGCGTGCTCGAGGACGACCTGATCCGCGTCTCACTGCTCAAGGACGGTGCATGGCGGCTCGGGCGCACATGGACCGTGGCCCCGGGCGGCGATGCGCCGCTCGAAGGGCGCGACCGCGACAGCCTGTCGGGGTTCAACTGCCCCGAGCCGCGGATCACGGACGACGACACCCTCGTGATCGAGACCGCGACCCTGCGGCTCACCATCTCGCACCCGCTGCACTTGTCCTGGGCTGCGCGGATCGACGACGAATGGCGGACCTTCGTCGAGGAACGGCGCACCGGCGGCACGATGTTCGGGGTGCGCGATCATCGTCACGCCCATTTCCTGTTGCGCCACCCCGACGAGCCCGTTCATGGCCTGGGCGAGAAGACCGGCGATCTCGACCGTCGCGGCCGCCGGTTCGAGATGCGCAATCTCGACGCGATGGGATACGATTCCGAGACGACCGATCCGCTCTACAAGCACGTCCCCTTCACCATAACGCAGACGGCGGGTGCCGGTGCGTGGTCGATCTTCTACGACAACCTCGCACCCTGCTGGTTCGACCTCGGCAACGAGCTCGACAATTATCACCCGGCCTTCCGCGCCTACCGGGCCGAGGACGGCGATCTCGACTACTATGTCTCCTGGGCACCGCGGATGCTCGATCTGGTGAAGCGGCAGGTGCGGCTGACCGGTGGCACCGCCTTCCCGCCGCGCTGGACGCTCGGCTATTCCGGCTCGACCATGAGCTATACCGACGCCCCGGATGCACAGGCACAGCTCGAAGGGTTCCTCGACCGTCTGGCCGAGCACGACCTGCCCTGCGACAGCTTCCAGATGTCCTCGGGCTACACGTCGATCGGGACGAAGCGGTACGTCTTCAACTGGAACCACGACAAGGTGCCCGATCCCGACGCGATGGCCACGAAGTTCCGCGATGCGGGCGTGCACCTCATCGCGAACATCAAGCCGTGCCTGCTGAAGGACCATCCCCGCTACGACGAGGCGGCGGATGCCGGCCTCTTCGTGCGCGACAGCGAGACCCCGGACGCGCCCGAGATCTCGAGCTTCTGGGACGACGAGGGATCGCATCTCGACTTCACCAATCCCGACGCGTTCGACTGGTGGAAGGACGGCGTGACCGCCCAGCTGCTCGAACACGGGATCGGCTCGACCTGGAACGACAACAACGAATACGAGATCTGGGACCGCGAAGCGCGCTGCGCGGGCTTCGGCGAGCCGATCGACATCGACCTCATGCGGCCCGTCATGCCGATGCTGATGTGTCGCGCCTCCGAAGCCGCGCAACGTGCCCATGCGCCGGGCGAGCGTCCCTATCTCATCTCGCGTTCGGGTGCACCGGGGCTTCAGCGTCACGCCCAGACGTGGTCCGGCGACAACCGCACGGCATGGAAGACGCTGCGTTACAACATCCGCACGGGCCTCGGGATGAGCCTTTCGGGATTCTACAATATCGGCCACGACGTCGGCGGCTTCTCGGGTCCGCGACCGGGCCCCGAGCTGTTCCTGCGCTGGGTCCAGAACGGCATCTTCCATCCGCGCTTCACGATCCATTCCTGGAACGACGACGCCACCGTCAACGAACCATGGATGTATCCCGAGATCCTGCCGCAGATCCGCGCGGCACTCGGGTTGCGCTATCGGCTGCTGCCCTATCTCTACACGCAGCTCTGGCGCGCCGTGACCGAGGACGAGCCCATGCTGCGCCCGGTTTTCCTCGACCATCCCGACGATCCCGAGGCATGGAAGGAGCATGACGAATTCCTGCTCGGGCCCGATCTTCTCGTGGCGAACGTGATCGACGAGGGGGCGACCGAGCGTCGGGTGCGCCTGCCCCGGAACGCGCATGGCTGGGCCGATTTCCAGACCGGTGCGACACATGCGCCGGGCGCGATTGTGACACTGCCCGTCGATCTGGACACCATTCCGCTCTTCGTGCGGCGCGGCGCGGTCCTGCCGCTCTCGACCGGAGCGATGCGTGCGGCACCCGAGGCCGAGACGGCGCGCGAGTTCCACCTCTTCCCGCCCGACGAGGGCACCGGCGAAGGGTTCGCATACGACGATGACGGCCGGAGCGAGGGCGGTCCCCACCGCGTGACCCGCATCGCGATGACGGCATCGCGCGACGGGATCGACCTGACGATCGCGCATGAGGGCGACGAGAGCCAGGGCCCCGCCCGCGCCCGCATCGTCCTTCCCGAAGGGGAGATGCGGACGCTCCGCCTCGCCGGACGGATCATCACCCCCGGAGAGGAGATCACGCTTTGA
- a CDS encoding bifunctional allantoicase/(S)-ureidoglycine aminohydrolase gives MTRYAFAPGGLPPQSARMDERAVFTEAYAFLPASTMRDITTSALPFWDATRAWVIARPMSGFSETFSHYLMEVAPGGGSDRPDTDPGVQGVIFVSDGRIALTIDGTAYDLGPGGYAYLPAGARWSLRATGDDPAKFHWVRKRYQAVDGIDAPDAFVTSDEAVDPVAMPDTNGRWATTRFVDPADLRHDMHVNIVTLKPGAVIPFPETHVMEHGLYVLAGKAAYKLNRDWVEVEGGDFMWLRAFCPQACYAGGDGPFRYLLYKDVNRHAPLP, from the coding sequence ATGACCCGCTACGCCTTCGCCCCCGGCGGGCTTCCCCCGCAAAGCGCCCGCATGGACGAGCGCGCGGTCTTCACCGAGGCCTATGCTTTCCTGCCCGCATCGACGATGCGCGACATCACGACCAGCGCGTTGCCCTTCTGGGACGCGACGCGCGCCTGGGTCATCGCGCGGCCCATGTCGGGCTTTTCGGAGACGTTCTCGCACTACCTGATGGAGGTCGCGCCCGGCGGCGGGTCCGACCGGCCGGACACCGATCCGGGCGTGCAGGGTGTGATCTTCGTGTCGGATGGCCGCATCGCGCTGACGATCGACGGCACCGCCTATGATCTCGGCCCGGGCGGCTATGCCTATCTACCGGCGGGCGCACGGTGGAGCTTGCGTGCCACCGGGGACGATCCCGCGAAGTTTCACTGGGTTCGCAAGCGTTATCAGGCGGTTGACGGAATCGATGCACCCGATGCTTTCGTGACCTCCGACGAAGCCGTCGATCCGGTCGCGATGCCCGATACGAACGGGCGCTGGGCCACGACGCGCTTCGTCGATCCCGCGGATCTGCGTCACGACATGCATGTCAACATCGTCACGCTGAAGCCCGGTGCCGTCATTCCGTTCCCCGAGACGCATGTGATGGAGCATGGTCTCTACGTCCTCGCCGGCAAGGCCGCCTACAAGCTCAACCGCGACTGGGTAGAGGTCGAGGGTGGGGATTTCATGTGGCTGCGCGCCTTCTGCCCGCAGGCCTGCTATGCGGGGGGAGACGGCCCGTTCCGCTATCTTCTCTACAAGGACGTGAACCGCCACGCGCCACTTCCCTAG
- a CDS encoding sulfite exporter TauE/SafE family protein — protein MTGDPIELLILGLIVAAIGCVAGVLAGLLGVGGGIVLVPGFYYAFASLGYEGPELMQLCIATSLATIVVTSIRSVIAHHRKGGVDWVILRHWAPGIVIGALLGVLVASALRSELLQVIFGTLALLVGVWMLVGRKDWRIADQMPGLGLRSILSPIVGFLSVLMGIGGGSFGVPIMTLHNVPTHRAVGTAAGFGLLIAVPSVIAFLFVQIALKPPLTIGAVNLPGFLIVIAATLLTAPLGVKLAYKLDAQRLKRVFGVFLMLVALNMIRKTLGY, from the coding sequence ATGACCGGCGATCCCATCGAACTGCTCATCCTCGGTCTGATCGTCGCCGCGATCGGCTGCGTCGCCGGTGTCCTCGCCGGGCTTCTGGGCGTGGGCGGAGGCATCGTCCTCGTCCCCGGCTTCTACTACGCCTTCGCCTCGCTCGGATACGAGGGCCCCGAACTCATGCAGCTCTGCATCGCGACATCGCTCGCCACGATCGTCGTGACCTCGATCCGGTCCGTCATCGCGCATCACCGCAAGGGCGGGGTCGACTGGGTGATCCTGCGGCACTGGGCACCCGGCATCGTCATCGGGGCGCTTCTCGGGGTTCTCGTGGCCTCGGCACTGCGCTCGGAACTTCTCCAGGTGATCTTCGGCACGCTCGCCCTGCTGGTAGGCGTCTGGATGCTGGTCGGTCGCAAGGATTGGCGGATCGCGGACCAGATGCCCGGTCTCGGGCTCAGGTCGATCCTGTCGCCCATCGTGGGCTTCCTGTCGGTCCTCATGGGGATCGGGGGCGGGTCCTTCGGTGTGCCGATCATGACCCTGCACAACGTGCCGACCCATCGTGCCGTCGGCACGGCAGCCGGTTTCGGCCTGCTGATCGCGGTGCCGTCGGTGATCGCGTTCCTCTTCGTCCAGATCGCGCTGAAGCCGCCCCTCACCATCGGCGCGGTGAACCTGCCAGGATTCCTGATCGTCATCGCGGCAACGCTTCTGACGGCACCGCTGGGCGTCAAACTGGCCTACAAACTCGACGCACAAAGGCTCAAGCGGGTCTTCGGGGTGTTCCTGATGCTCGTCGCGCTCAACATGATCCGCAAGACGCTCGGTTACTGA
- the uraH gene encoding hydroxyisourate hydrolase has product MAGYLTTHVLDTARGCPAAGLTITLFRLEGETRTELARMVTNADGRTDAPILPESEFATGSYELLFHAGPYLGEARFLEDIPIRFRMDEAAHYHVPLLLSPYGYSTYRGS; this is encoded by the coding sequence TTGGCGGGTTATCTGACGACACATGTCCTCGACACGGCACGCGGATGTCCGGCGGCGGGGCTGACGATCACGCTGTTCCGGTTGGAAGGCGAGACGCGGACCGAGCTCGCCCGAATGGTGACGAATGCCGACGGACGCACGGACGCGCCGATCCTGCCCGAGTCCGAGTTCGCCACCGGCAGCTACGAGCTCCTCTTCCATGCCGGTCCCTATCTGGGGGAGGCACGGTTCCTCGAGGACATTCCGATCCGCTTCAGGATGGACGAGGCGGCGCATTATCACGTGCCGCTCCTCCTCTCGCCCTACGGGTATTCGACCTATCGGGGAAGCTGA
- a CDS encoding inositol monophosphatase family protein: MIDRQTEAALIGALRDVAKAEILPCFRNLDAADIDTKTGPEDLVTVADRAAEAAMAERIARILPDAALVGEEAVSDDPSILDRLEGKGTCVILDPIDGTANFARGNANFGMILAVTEGAETVLGVLYDPVMDDWIVARKGGGAWFCREGSDDRRLEVRASRGAVEATGYLPLYLFPKVHQPALAALYPRIGRVESLRCSCHEYRMIAFGHADFLTSHVSKPWDHAAGQLVVAEAGGDAGMLDGGSYDCRRADARLVAASGSALRAEIAGMVIGALGEEVTA; the protein is encoded by the coding sequence ATGATCGACCGCCAGACAGAGGCCGCGCTGATCGGCGCGCTGCGCGACGTCGCAAAGGCAGAGATCCTGCCATGTTTCCGTAATCTCGACGCGGCCGATATCGACACCAAGACCGGCCCGGAGGATCTCGTGACCGTCGCCGATCGCGCGGCTGAGGCCGCGATGGCCGAGCGTATCGCCCGCATCCTTCCCGACGCCGCGCTGGTGGGCGAAGAGGCCGTGTCGGACGATCCGTCGATTCTCGACCGGCTTGAGGGAAAGGGGACCTGCGTGATCCTCGACCCGATCGACGGGACTGCGAATTTCGCGCGCGGCAATGCCAATTTCGGCATGATCCTCGCCGTGACGGAAGGGGCCGAGACGGTGCTGGGCGTGCTCTACGATCCGGTCATGGACGACTGGATCGTCGCCCGGAAAGGCGGCGGCGCATGGTTCTGCCGCGAAGGATCCGACGACCGCCGCCTCGAGGTGCGCGCGTCGCGCGGGGCGGTCGAGGCAACAGGCTACCTGCCGCTCTATCTCTTTCCCAAGGTGCATCAACCGGCGCTCGCCGCGCTCTATCCCCGGATCGGACGGGTCGAGTCGCTGCGCTGTTCGTGTCACGAATACCGCATGATCGCGTTCGGCCATGCCGATTTCCTGACGAGCCATGTCTCGAAGCCATGGGACCATGCGGCAGGGCAACTCGTCGTGGCCGAGGCGGGCGGGGATGCAGGCATGCTCGACGGCGGGTCCTACGATTGCCGCCGGGCGGATGCGCGGCTCGTCGCCGCGAGTGGATCTGCGCTGAGGGCCGAGATCGCGGGAATGGTCATCGGCGCGCTGGGCGAAGAGGTCACCGCATGA
- a CDS encoding PaaI family thioesterase has translation MTADAPGIIRDETGTQRTLGYVLDVGQGDGRGRCRLVVDERHTNRHGVLHGGLVTVMLDTAMGATGSLSMDETGTYPMLTISLTVNFVSSARLGQSLEAEGRLTGGGRKVKFIAGELRDDEGTLVATATGVFRTLPDHRRS, from the coding sequence ATGACCGCGGATGCGCCGGGCATCATCCGCGACGAGACAGGCACGCAGCGTACGCTCGGATACGTGCTCGACGTGGGCCAAGGTGACGGGCGTGGGCGCTGTCGGCTCGTCGTGGACGAGCGGCACACCAATCGCCACGGCGTGCTCCATGGCGGGCTTGTCACCGTGATGCTCGACACTGCGATGGGGGCGACCGGGTCGCTTTCCATGGACGAGACCGGCACGTATCCGATGCTGACGATCTCGCTCACGGTGAACTTCGTCTCGTCCGCGCGGTTGGGCCAATCGCTCGAGGCCGAGGGGCGGCTCACCGGGGGCGGGCGAAAGGTCAAGTTCATCGCGGGCGAGTTGCGGGACGACGAGGGCACGCTCGTCGCCACGGCCACGGGCGTCTTCCGGACGCTGCCGGATCACCGGCGCTCATGA
- a CDS encoding urate hydroxylase PuuD has protein sequence MYDFAVMWDWLAFAIRWLHVVTAIAWIGSSFYFIALDLGLRKAPDMPTGVHGEEWQVHGGGFYHIRKYLVAPEAMPNHLTWFKWEAYSTWLSGAALLAVLYWAGAELYMIDPSRADLSTFQAIMLSAAFIAGGWIGYDALCRSPLKAYPTAVMVVLFAGIVAASWLLNQVFSGRAALLHLGAMTATLMTANVFAHIMPNQRIVVADLKAGRKPDPKYGQIAKLRSTHNNYLTLPVIFLMLSNHYPLAFGTDNAWIIAALVFLIGVSIRHYFNSRHAGTGNPTWTWAVTVMLFIALAWLSSVPLRNPGSADAQVMTPEAERHAAAPGFEEVHRIVTGRCSMCHAREPVWSGIRWAPKGVLLETEADVAGQARRIYLQSGVTHAMPPGNVTGLDEDGRRAIRDWYRATTDMEIARQ, from the coding sequence ATGTACGACTTCGCCGTCATGTGGGACTGGCTGGCCTTCGCGATCCGCTGGCTCCATGTCGTGACCGCGATCGCCTGGATCGGGTCGTCCTTCTATTTCATCGCGCTCGATCTGGGTCTGAGGAAGGCTCCGGACATGCCGACGGGGGTCCATGGCGAGGAATGGCAGGTTCATGGCGGCGGCTTCTACCACATCCGCAAGTACCTCGTCGCGCCCGAGGCGATGCCCAACCATCTTACCTGGTTTAAATGGGAAGCCTACTCCACCTGGCTTTCTGGGGCGGCGCTCCTTGCGGTACTCTACTGGGCGGGGGCCGAACTCTACATGATCGACCCGTCGCGGGCCGATCTCTCGACCTTTCAGGCGATCATGCTCTCGGCGGCCTTCATCGCGGGCGGCTGGATCGGATACGACGCGCTCTGCCGCTCGCCGCTCAAGGCGTACCCGACGGCGGTGATGGTCGTGCTCTTCGCGGGTATCGTCGCGGCGAGCTGGCTGCTCAACCAGGTCTTTTCGGGGCGTGCCGCGCTGCTCCATCTGGGCGCGATGACGGCGACGTTGATGACGGCGAACGTCTTCGCCCACATCATGCCCAACCAGCGCATCGTCGTGGCCGATCTCAAGGCCGGTCGCAAACCCGACCCGAAATACGGCCAGATCGCCAAGCTGCGCTCCACGCACAACAATTACCTGACCCTGCCCGTGATCTTCCTCATGCTGTCCAACCATTACCCGCTGGCCTTCGGGACGGACAATGCCTGGATCATCGCGGCGCTCGTCTTCCTCATCGGCGTCTCGATCCGGCACTATTTCAACAGCCGCCATGCCGGAACGGGCAATCCGACCTGGACCTGGGCCGTCACGGTGATGCTCTTCATCGCGCTTGCCTGGCTGAGCTCGGTTCCGCTGCGCAATCCCGGCAGCGCAGACGCACAGGTGATGACCCCCGAGGCGGAGCGTCACGCCGCCGCGCCGGGCTTCGAGGAGGTGCACCGGATCGTCACCGGCCGCTGTTCCATGTGCCATGCTCGCGAGCCTGTCTGGTCCGGCATCCGCTGGGCTCCGAAGGGCGTCCTGCTCGAGACCGAGGCCGATGTCGCGGGGCAGGCCCGTCGCATCTACCTCCAGTCGGGCGTCACCCATGCGATGCCCCCCGGCAACGTCACAGGGCTCGACGAGGATGGACGCCGCGCCATCCGCGACTGGTATCGCGCCACCACCGACATGGAGATCGCCCGTCAATGA